From the Porphyrobacter sp. CACIAM 03H1 genome, the window TAATCCAATCCTTACCAAATGGCCCTTAGTCTTGCGGCACCAATCGCAGGACAGCCCCATGAAAACTTGCCTCATCGTCGATGATTCCCGGGTCATCCGGAAGGTTTCGCGGCACATCCTCGAGACGCTCGGCTTTGCCGTGGAGGAGGCCGAGAACGGCAAGCTCGCGCTCGATGCCTGCGATGCGGCGATGCCCGATGTGGTGCTGCTCGACTGGAACATGCCGGTGATGACGGGCATCGAATTCCTCGTCCACCTGCGCCAGCGCCCGGGCGGCGACAAGCCCAAGGTCGTGTTCTGCACCACCGAGAACGATGTCGCGCATATCCGCCAGGCGATCCAGGCCGGGGCGGACGAATATGTGATGAAGCCCTTCGATCACGAGACGCTGCAGATCAAGTTGCAGCTTGTCGGGTTTGCGTGAACCGCCCCGCCTCCCTGCCGCGCAGCCCCCGCGCCGATAGCGCCAGACGCCCCTTCGCCCACGCCGGCGCCGCATCGGCGATCCGGGTGATGATCGTCGACGATTCGCTGACTGTGCGCACGATCTTCAAGCGCATGGTCGAGAGCGACCCCGCGCTGGTGATCGTGGGCACCGCATCGAGCGCCGAACGCGCCATCGCCCAGCTCTCGGAGACGCCCGCCGACGTGGTGCTGCTCGATCTCGAGATGCCGGGGATGGGCGGGCTCGATGCCCTGCCCGCGATTCTCGCCACGCCGGGCAAGCCGCAGGTGCTGGTGGTCTCGTCGCTGACGATGGACGGGGCCGAGCACACGCTTGCCGCGCTCCAGATGGGGGCCGCGGACACGCTGCTGAAGCCGCGACCGGGCGGCTTCACCGAGGATTACCGCGCGGCGCTGCTCGGCAAGATCCGCGCGCTCGGATCACGCATCGCCGAAAGCGCTGCCGAGGCCGAGACCGTCCCTGCCCGCAGTCCGTCACCCAGCTTCGCGCGCCCCGGCTTCGCGCGCCGCGCCTGGCGGCCGGAGGCGATCGCGATCGGCGCTTCGACCGGGGGGATCCACGCGCTTGGCCTGATGCTGCGCCAGCTCGGCGCCGATTTCGATCTGCCGCTGCTGATCACCCAGCACCTGCCGGCGAGCTTCATGCCGGTCTTCGCGCGCCAGATCGAGGCGGCCTGCGGGCGTCCGGCGGACATCGCCACCGATGGGCTCGCGCTCACCCCGGGCCGCATCGTCATCGCGCCCGGTCACGGCCATATCGTGGTGCGCCGCAAGGGGCCCGCTGCCGGATCGGGTCTCGTCACCCGTATCAGCACCGAACCGGCGGCGAGCGGCTGCCTGCCCTCGGTCGATCCGATGCTGGCGAGCCTTGCCGCAGCCTGCGAGGGCCGCGCCGTGGGCGTGATCCTGTCGGGCATGGGCCGCGACGGGGTGCTCGGCGCGCAGGCGCTCGTCGATGCGGGCGGCATGATCTACGCGCAGGACGCCGATACCAGCGCGGTGTGGGGGATGCCCGGCGCGGTCGCGCGCGCGGGGCTCGCCAGCCTCATCGGCCCGCCCGACCGGCTCGGCGATGCGGTGATGGCGCAGGCCTTCACCCCTGCTCCCGCCTCCGCCCCTGCCCCTGCGGCCCTGCGGTAGGGCGGCGCGACCCGATGGAAGCGAGCGAAGCCTCCCACCAGATCATCGCCGATCTGCTCGAAGCGCGCACCGGTCAGCACCTGACCGAAAGCCGCCGCTGGCGCGTCAATTCCGCGCTCGCCGGCATCTTCCGCGCGCACGGCATCTCCAATGTCGACCAGCTGGTGTGCCTGCTCGCCGCCCCGCCTGCCGGCCCGGAGGGCACCGATCTCGCGCAAGAGGTTGTCGAGGCGCTGCTCAACAACGAGACCTATTTCTTCCGCGACAAGCCGACCTTCGACCAGCTGCCGGGCGAGATCCTGCCCGAGCTCGCCAAGCGCCGCCAGAGCGCGCGCCGCCTGTCGATCTGGTCGGCGGGCTGCTCGACCGGGCAGGAGGTCTATTCGCTCGCCATGCTGTTCGCCGAACAGGCCGAACGCTGGCAGGGCTGGACGATCGACATCCTCGGCACCGATGTCTCGCACCGCGCGATCGCCGCGGCGCGCAGCGGGGTCTACAGCCAGTTCGAGGTGCAGCGCGGGCTCGGCGTCACCCAGATGCTGCGCCACTTCGAGGAAACACCGCGCGGCTGGCAGGTGCGCGACGAGGTGCGGCGCATGGTCCGCTTCGCCCAGGCCAACCTGCTCGCCCCCCACCACCCGGGACGCATCCCCTTCGATCTCGTGCTGTGCCGCAACGTGCTGCTCTATTTCGACCGCCCGACCCGCAGCGAGGCCTTCGCCCGGCTGGCCGGCGCGGTCATGCCCGACGGCTTCCTGATGCTCGGCGCGGGTGAGACCGTGGTCGGCCAGACCGAACGCTTCGTCCCCGCCTCGCGCCGGGCCAGCTTCTTCGAGCCGGTCACCAGGCCCGTCGCCGCCACGCTCCAGAAAATCGCCTGATTTCCGCCGCTGCGCGACGCTTTCGGGCGCGATGGTTTACCCTTCCTTAGCCGCTCCTCTTTAGGATGATCCGTCAAAGGCGCGAGAATGCGGGCGCCGCAACGGGAATCCTGCTCTGTGTTCACGGCGAAGCAACCCCTGCACCTGACCTCGGTCGGACTGGTGGTCATCCCGATCGCGGTGGCGAGCGTGATGACCGGCTGCCTCGCGCTGGCGGTGGGGCTTTCGGACCGCTGGGCGGTGGGTTCGCAGGGCGCGCTGCTGATCTCGGCGATCCTGATCTATGCCGCCACGCTGTTCTTCCTCGGCCGCAGCGGCATCGCCACAATCCGCGGGCTCGAGGAACGCGCCCACGGCGATCCGCTCACCCGCCTGCCCAACCGCCACGCGCTCCACGAGGACATCCAGCACTTCTCGCGCGGGGACGAGGAAGTCGCGCTGGCGATGATCGATCTCGACAGCTTCAAGCAGGTGAACGACCACTACGGCCACGCTGTCGGCGACCAGCTGATCGAACGCTGCGCCGATCTCCTGCGCGAGGTGTGCGGCACCGAGGCGCGCTGCTACCGGCTCGGCGGCGACGAATTCGCCGCAGTGATGACCGGCAAGGTCTCGGGCACCATCCTCGAGGGGATCTGCCGCGCGCTGCTGGAACGGCTCGGCACGCCGATCACGCTCGGCCATCGCCACATCGCGGTGGGGGCGAGCATCGGCCTCACCCGCTCGACCGCCGACCTGCGCGTGCCCTCGTCCGAAATGCTGCGCCGGGCGGACGTGGCGATGGACATGTCCAAGCGCGGCGGCAAGATGCGCTGCACCTGGTTCAACGAAAGCTTCGACCGCCGCCGTGAGCGCGTGCGCGAGATCGAGGACGAGATCCGCACCGGCATCACCGCCGGCGAATTCCACCTCGCCTACCAGCCGCTGGTAAGCGCCGAGACCAAGCGCATCGTTGCGGTCGAGGCGCTGCTGCGCTGGGACCGGACCGGGCGCGATCCGCTCGGGCCCAACATCTTCATCCCCGTGGCCGAGGATTCAGGCCTCATCAATCCGCTCGGGCTGTGGGTGCTGCGCCAGGCGGTGTGCGACGCGCTGCGCTGGGGCGACATCACGCTGTCGGTCAACATCTCCGCCGCGCAGCTGCGCAATGCCGAATTCCCGATCAAGCTGGGCGAGGTGCTGGAGGAAACCGGCTTCCCGCCGCACCGGCTCGAACTGGAAGTCACCGAAACCTGCCTCGTGCTCGATCCCGTGGTGGCCGAGCGCACGCTGGACGTGATCCGCAGCTTCGGCGTGCGCATCGCGCTCGACGATTTCGGCACCGGCTATGCCTCGATCGGCTTCCTGCGGCGCTTCCGCTTCGAGAAACTGAAGCTCGACCGCAGCCTCGTGGAACTGGCCGGCGTCGATGACGGCAGCCGGGCGATGATGCTCTCCTCGATCGCGCTCGCCCGCGCGCTCGACATGGGCGTGACCGCGGAAGGCGTCGAGACCGAGGAACAGGCCGAACTGGTGCGCCTTGCCGGGTGCGACCAGATCCAGGGCTGGCTCTATTACCGCGCGCTGCCGGCCGAGGAAATCGACCGGCTGATAGAAGCGCAGAACCGCAACGACGCCCAGGTCGCAGGGCCTCAAAGCAAGGACGACCGGGCAGCATGAGCGCGCTTCAGGACATCGCCATCGACTGCGAGGCCGAAACCGTCGCCAGCGCGGCGTCCGCGCCGACGACGCCGCTGGGCCGCGCGCGCCGCTGGTTCGACGGACTGTCGATCGGTGGCAAGATTACGCTGTTCTTTAGCTGCAATCTCGCCTTCGCGCTGCTCGCGGGACTGTTCGTGGTTGCGGGCTATGTCGAGCTCGGCCAGCGCGCCGAGCGTATCCGCACCACCCACAATGCAGCGCTCACGGCCGAACGCCTGCTGGTGCAGCTGGGCGAGGGCCAGCGCCACGCCGAAATGCTGATCGCGGACGGCGATGCCGCGCGCGCCCGTGCCGCCCGCGAGGCGCTCGACCACGCCGCGACGAGCGCCGCCGCCCTTGCCGACCGTGCAGCCGCCACCGGCATCGCCGCCCAGGACCGCCTTTCGCTGATCCGCGACGGAATCGACGATCTCGGCCGCCAGGTCGCCGCCTACGACCCCGACACCGCCGACGACAGTCGCCGCCGGCGCCAGGCCTCCGAGATCGAGGCCACCGGCAGCGCCGTCATCGAGGCGGCGGGGGACATGACCACCGCACTCGGGCAGGAAGCCGACCGGATGGCCGATGACGGCGCATCGCTGATCTCGCGTCTGCTGGTCATGTGGATCGGCCTCGCGACGATCCTGACGCTCATCACGCTGTTCGCACAGCGTTATTTCAACCGCACCGTGGGCGCGACCCTCGGCGCGATCGCGCGCCAGATGACCGCCATCGCCGCCGGCACGCGCGATGTCGCGATCAGCGGCAAGGAGCGCCGCGACGAAATCGGAGAGATGGCACGCGCGACCGAGGTGTTCCACCGCGCCGGCCTCAGGCTCGAGAAGCTGAGCCGCGAACGCGCCGAACGCGCCAGGGCCGAGCTCGACGAACAGGCCCGCCTGCAGGTGCAGCGCGAGGAGGCCCGGCTCGAACGCGACCGCGCGATCCACGCCATCGCCGACCAGTTCGAACGCACCGTGGGCGAAGTCGTCACCGGCGTGGTTGCCGCCTCCAGCCAGCTGCAATCGACCGCCAGCCTGATGGCGACCACCGCCGAGGACGCGAGCCAGCGCACCGGCGAGGCCGCAGCGGCGATGCAGGAAGCCAATCTCGGGGCCACCGCGGCTGCCGCAGCCAGCGACGAATTCGCCATGTCGATCGGCGAGATCAGTCGTCAGGCCGCCTCCTCCGCCGCACTGGCGCGTGAGGCAAGCGTCTCGGCGCGGCAAGCCGACAGCACCATCGGCGCCCTGTCCCACTCCGCGCAGGAGGTCGGCCAAATCGTCGAGCTGATCCAGACCATCGCGCAGCGCACCAACCTGCTCGCCCTGAACGCCTCGATCGAGGCGGCGCGCGGCGGCGAGGCGGGACGCGGCTTTGCGGTCGTGGCCAGCGAGGTCAAGGAACTCGCCAACCAGACCAGCCGCGCAACCGAACAGGTTGCCGAGCAGATCCGCGCGATGCAATCGACCACCGGCGCCAGCGTCAGCGCCCTGCGCGCCATCGCCAGCCAGATTGAACAGCTCGAAACCACCGCCGTCTCGATCGCCAGCGCGGTCGACCAGCAGTCGGTCGCCGGTCACGATCTCGCCCGCAGCATCGATCTGGCGGCACGCGGAACCGAAAAGGTCGCGGGCCACGTCGATACCGTGCGGGCGCTGTCGCTGTCGACCGGATCGGCCGCTTCGCAGGTGCTTGCGAGCGCAACCAGCCTCGAAACCCAGGCCGCCACGCTGCGCACTCAGGTGCAGGATTTCCTCGCGCGGGTGCGCACCGGCTGACCGCGCACAATCCTCGGCAACTCAAGCTTTTGGAAAGGATTTTCCTTCACAATTGCTTGAAACAAGCCTTCGGGGGATTGCGGAAAATGAACATGATGAGCTTGCAGGAGCGCCGCGAGGAACAGGCCGTTCCCGACTTCGTGCGAGACCTCAGGAGCGACTTCGCGCTGGAGGATGCAGGCGTCGGCGATGCAGACGTGCCGCAAGCAGCCCCGCGCACCACTCTGCTCGAACGCCTGACCTGGTTCCGCAACCTCTCGCTTTCCGGCAAGATCAACGCCGTGTTCGGCACCTTCCTCGGGGTCGGCGTGCTGATGACGCTGGTTCTGGGGCTAGGCCTCACCCACCTGTGGGATCGCTACAACGCCTCGGCCCGGATGCAGGAAACGCTGGTCGCGGCCGGCCAGTTGCAAATGGCCGCGAGCGAGTTGCGCCATCATTCCGTGCGTGTCGTCTACGACCGCAGCACCGGTCCGCGAGAGGCACAGCGGGCCAGCGAAAGCGCGCTGCTGACCCAGCTCACCTCGATCGAGGCAAGCATCGCCGAGGAAGCCCCCCAGCTCGCCCCGCGCGTCAACGCCGTGCGCGCGGAACTCGCCCGCTTCGAGACCACCTTCGACCGCGCCGCCGACAGCGTGCGCGGCGGCGGGGATGCGAATGCGGCGGCAAACGATGTCGCCGGGCAAGGCACCGCCGTGATGGCCGCCACCGCCCGGCTCGCCTCGGACCTTGCCGCGGCGGGCGAGGCGCAGGAAGCGCGTGGCATCGGCTATTTCTTCAACATGATCCTGATTCTCGCCGCGCTGGCGGCGGTGGGCGCGGCGGTGCTGCTGCTGGGTCTCACCTATCTGTCGCGCGATTTCTCGAACAAGATCGTCGAGATCGCCAAGGGCATGAACCAGCTTGCCTCGGGCGACCGCCACTTCACCATCGAGGGCGCCGACCGCCAGGACGAGATCGGCCAGATGGTCCGCGCGCTCGACCTGTTCAAGCGCGCCAACAAGTGGATGGAGGATCGCGCCCGCGAAAAGGCCGAACGCGCCGAGCAGGAATTGCAATTGCAGCAGGAGCGCGAGCGCGAACGGCTCGAGGCCGAGGCGAAGAAGGCGGCCCTTCTCGATGAAGTGGCGCGGCAGTTCGAACGCACCGTCGGCGATGTGGTGAGCGGCGTGGCGGCAGCGTCGAGCCAGCTCCACACCACCGCTTCGCGCATGGCGACGAGCGCCGAGGAAGCCAGCCGTCGCACCGGCGAGGTCGCCGCCTCGATGGAGGAAGCCAATGCCGGCGCCACCGCAGCCGCCGCGGCCAGCGACGAATTCGCACTCTCGATCAGCGAGATCAGCCGTCAGGCGGCCTCCTCCAGCGAACTGGCGCGCCTTGCGACGGTCGCCACCGGCGAGGCCGACGAGACGATCTCGGCACTGGCCGCCTCGGCCGACGAGGTTGGGCAGATCGTCGAACTTATCCAGACTATTGCCCAGCGCACCAACCTGCTGGCGCTGAACGCCTCGATCGAAGCCGCCCGCGGCGGCGAGGCCGGGCGCGGCTTCGCGGTCGTCGCCAGCGAGGTCAAGGAGCTCGCGATGCAGACCAGCCGCGCGACCGAAAAGGTCGCCGAACAAATCCGCGCGATGCAGTCCACCACCGGCGCGAGCGTCAAGGCGCTGCGGGCGATCGCGGGTCAGGTGAAGGACCTCGAAGCCACTGCGGTCTCGATCGCCACGGCAGTCGACCAGCAATCGGTGGCGGGCCGCGATCTCGCCCAGAGCATCGACCTCGCCGCACGCGGGACCGAGAAGGTCAGCGCCCATATCGAGGATGTGCGCCAGCTCTCGCTCTCGACCGGGGCGGCGGCCTCGCAGGTGCTCTCGAGCGCCAACGAGCTCGAGGCCCAGGCGGCGCATCTGGGCGAACAGGTGCGCGGGTTCCTGCGCACCGTGCGGGCGGGATAAGCGCCCGTTCAGGCGCGCGCCGCCAGTTCCTCCATTTCCGCGACCTCGCGGGCGAAGCGCTCGGCAGCGATGCCGGGCGCATGCGCGCGGAAGGCTTCCGCGAGCGCGCGGTAGTACCACAGCGTCCCTTCCCTGCCGCCGGTGAAGCGGCTCCACACGGCCTCACCCATGGCCCGAAGATCGGCGTTGATCGCGCTGGCGTTGTGGGTCTTGTCGGCCAAACTCACTGCGAGACTGCGTGCCGGCTTGTGCGTGAGGCTGGCGATGTAGGCCTCCTTGCGCGGGCGCCATGCCGGCTTGGGCTCCTCGTGCGCATCGGTGCAGTCGGCGACGATCTCCGCCACTCCTCCGCCGAAGCGGGCGCGGATCGCCTCCAGCTGCGCAAGGCCGCCCTGGTCCTCGACCGCATCGTGGAGCAGCGCGGCAATCGCCTGATCCTCGTCCGCCCTGTTCTCGAGCGCGATCGCGGCGACCGCGAGGAGGTACGAGACATAGGGGATCTCGCTCCCCTTGCGCCGCTGCGCGCGGTGGAGGTGACTGGCATAGGCGAGCGCATCGTCGAAGCGGTCGGTGAGGAAGGGGGTGGCAAAGCCATCGGTCATCGCATGTCCTCCTTTAGCCCGATCAAACGCCGATTGCGCCCGGCAGCGAGGCTGCGGGCGTGGATGACGTTGATCTGTGGTGGGTTTTTGACGGTGGTTGCGGGAGTTGGATTTGAACCAACGACCTTCAGGTTATGAGCCTGACGAGCTACCGGGCTGCTCCATCCCGCGATACCGATACGTCCGTGAAGCCGGAAGGCTTCAAAGACGCCAAAAGGGCCGCCCTTGCGGGTCAGCCCTGTTGACTTGTGAATGGGTTATTCCCGCTCCCACTGGTCGCAATGCCTGGCGGCGACCTACTCTTCCAACGCTTGAGCGTTAGTACCATCGGCGCTGTCTGGTTTCACGGCCGAGTTCGAGATGGGATCGGGTGGGTCACAGACGCTATGGCCACCAAGCAATGGGACCAGTGGATGCGGGTTTCAAATCGATGCACACTCATGGGTATGAGTGGTTAAGGGCGTATCTGACTGGAGCTTTCTCCACCAACGCGCTCCTGCAGTGCAGGGCTGACGTTGATAGTGCAGACTCTCAAGCGCGATATGAACTATTAGGACCGGTTAGCTCCATACATTACTGCACTTCCACACCCGGCCTATCAACGTGATGGTCTATCACGGTTCAAAGATACCTAATCTCAAGGGAGGCTTCCCGCTTAGATGCTTTCAGCGGTTATCCCGTCCGTGCATAGCTACCCTGCGGCACCCTTGGCAGGATGACAGGTACACCAGAGGCACGTTCACCCCGGTCCTCTCGTACTAGGGGCAACTCCTTTCAAGTATCGACGCCCACGGCAGATAGGGACCAAACTGTCTCGCGACGTTCTGAACCCAGCTCACGTACCACTTTAATTGGCGAACAGCCAAACCCTTGGGACCTGCTCCAGCCCCAGGATGTGATGAGCCGACATCGAGGTGCCAAACGATTCCGTCGATATGAGCTCTTGGGAATCATCAGCCTGTTATCCCCGGCGTACCTTTTATCCGTTGAGCGATGGCCCTTCCACGAGGGACCACCGGATCACTATGACCGACTTTCGTCTCTGCTCGACTCGTCAGTCTCGCAGTCAGGCAGGCTTATGCCATTGCACTCTAACAGACGGTTTCCAACCGTCCTGAGCCTACCATCGCGCGCCTCCGTTACTCTTTAGGAGGCGACCGCCCCAGTCAAACTACCCGCCACAGAGGGTCCCAACACCGGATAACGGTGCGTGGTTAGACATCAGAAAACAGCAGGGTGGTATTTCACCTATGGCTCCACGACAGCTGGCGCCGTCGCTTCAAAGCCTCCCACCTATGCTACACAACTCTTTCCTAATGCCACTCTGAAGCTGCAGTAAAGGTGCACGGGGTCTTTCCGTCTAACCGCGGGTACTCCGCATCTTCACGGAGAATTCAATTTCGCTGAGCATATCCTGGAGACAGTGGGGAAGTCGTTACGCCATTCGTGCAGGTCGGAACTTACCCGACAAGGAATTTCGCTACCTTAGGACCGTTATAGTTACGGCCGCCGTTTACTGGGGCTTCAATTCGGAGCTTGCACTCCTCCTCTTAACCTTCCAGCACCGGGCAGGCGTCAGACCCTATACGTCGTCTTGAAGCCGACTTAGCAGAGTCCTGTGTTTTTGATAAACAGTCGCTACCCCCTGGCCTGTGCCCCCCGCCAAAAGTT encodes:
- a CDS encoding methyl-accepting chemotaxis protein produces the protein MSALQDIAIDCEAETVASAASAPTTPLGRARRWFDGLSIGGKITLFFSCNLAFALLAGLFVVAGYVELGQRAERIRTTHNAALTAERLLVQLGEGQRHAEMLIADGDAARARAAREALDHAATSAAALADRAAATGIAAQDRLSLIRDGIDDLGRQVAAYDPDTADDSRRRRQASEIEATGSAVIEAAGDMTTALGQEADRMADDGASLISRLLVMWIGLATILTLITLFAQRYFNRTVGATLGAIARQMTAIAAGTRDVAISGKERRDEIGEMARATEVFHRAGLRLEKLSRERAERARAELDEQARLQVQREEARLERDRAIHAIADQFERTVGEVVTGVVAASSQLQSTASLMATTAEDASQRTGEAAAAMQEANLGATAAAAASDEFAMSIGEISRQAASSAALAREASVSARQADSTIGALSHSAQEVGQIVELIQTIAQRTNLLALNASIEAARGGEAGRGFAVVASEVKELANQTSRATEQVAEQIRAMQSTTGASVSALRAIASQIEQLETTAVSIASAVDQQSVAGHDLARSIDLAARGTEKVAGHVDTVRALSLSTGSAASQVLASATSLETQAATLRTQVQDFLARVRTG
- a CDS encoding putative bifunctional diguanylate cyclase/phosphodiesterase; translation: MFTAKQPLHLTSVGLVVIPIAVASVMTGCLALAVGLSDRWAVGSQGALLISAILIYAATLFFLGRSGIATIRGLEERAHGDPLTRLPNRHALHEDIQHFSRGDEEVALAMIDLDSFKQVNDHYGHAVGDQLIERCADLLREVCGTEARCYRLGGDEFAAVMTGKVSGTILEGICRALLERLGTPITLGHRHIAVGASIGLTRSTADLRVPSSEMLRRADVAMDMSKRGGKMRCTWFNESFDRRRERVREIEDEIRTGITAGEFHLAYQPLVSAETKRIVAVEALLRWDRTGRDPLGPNIFIPVAEDSGLINPLGLWVLRQAVCDALRWGDITLSVNISAAQLRNAEFPIKLGEVLEETGFPPHRLELEVTETCLVLDPVVAERTLDVIRSFGVRIALDDFGTGYASIGFLRRFRFEKLKLDRSLVELAGVDDGSRAMMLSSIALARALDMGVTAEGVETEEQAELVRLAGCDQIQGWLYYRALPAEEIDRLIEAQNRNDAQVAGPQSKDDRAA
- a CDS encoding methyl-accepting chemotaxis protein, with translation MNMMSLQERREEQAVPDFVRDLRSDFALEDAGVGDADVPQAAPRTTLLERLTWFRNLSLSGKINAVFGTFLGVGVLMTLVLGLGLTHLWDRYNASARMQETLVAAGQLQMAASELRHHSVRVVYDRSTGPREAQRASESALLTQLTSIEASIAEEAPQLAPRVNAVRAELARFETTFDRAADSVRGGGDANAAANDVAGQGTAVMAATARLASDLAAAGEAQEARGIGYFFNMILILAALAAVGAAVLLLGLTYLSRDFSNKIVEIAKGMNQLASGDRHFTIEGADRQDEIGQMVRALDLFKRANKWMEDRAREKAERAEQELQLQQERERERLEAEAKKAALLDEVARQFERTVGDVVSGVAAASSQLHTTASRMATSAEEASRRTGEVAASMEEANAGATAAAAASDEFALSISEISRQAASSSELARLATVATGEADETISALAASADEVGQIVELIQTIAQRTNLLALNASIEAARGGEAGRGFAVVASEVKELAMQTSRATEKVAEQIRAMQSTTGASVKALRAIAGQVKDLEATAVSIATAVDQQSVAGRDLAQSIDLAARGTEKVSAHIEDVRQLSLSTGAAASQVLSSANELEAQAAHLGEQVRGFLRTVRAG
- the cheB gene encoding chemotaxis-specific protein-glutamate methyltransferase CheB, with amino-acid sequence MNRPASLPRSPRADSARRPFAHAGAASAIRVMIVDDSLTVRTIFKRMVESDPALVIVGTASSAERAIAQLSETPADVVLLDLEMPGMGGLDALPAILATPGKPQVLVVSSLTMDGAEHTLAALQMGAADTLLKPRPGGFTEDYRAALLGKIRALGSRIAESAAEAETVPARSPSPSFARPGFARRAWRPEAIAIGASTGGIHALGLMLRQLGADFDLPLLITQHLPASFMPVFARQIEAACGRPADIATDGLALTPGRIVIAPGHGHIVVRRKGPAAGSGLVTRISTEPAASGCLPSVDPMLASLAAACEGRAVGVILSGMGRDGVLGAQALVDAGGMIYAQDADTSAVWGMPGAVARAGLASLIGPPDRLGDAVMAQAFTPAPASAPAPAALR
- a CDS encoding HD domain-containing protein encodes the protein MTDGFATPFLTDRFDDALAYASHLHRAQRRKGSEIPYVSYLLAVAAIALENRADEDQAIAALLHDAVEDQGGLAQLEAIRARFGGGVAEIVADCTDAHEEPKPAWRPRKEAYIASLTHKPARSLAVSLADKTHNASAINADLRAMGEAVWSRFTGGREGTLWYYRALAEAFRAHAPGIAAERFAREVAEMEELAARA
- a CDS encoding CheR family methyltransferase; translated protein: MEASEASHQIIADLLEARTGQHLTESRRWRVNSALAGIFRAHGISNVDQLVCLLAAPPAGPEGTDLAQEVVEALLNNETYFFRDKPTFDQLPGEILPELAKRRQSARRLSIWSAGCSTGQEVYSLAMLFAEQAERWQGWTIDILGTDVSHRAIAAARSGVYSQFEVQRGLGVTQMLRHFEETPRGWQVRDEVRRMVRFAQANLLAPHHPGRIPFDLVLCRNVLLYFDRPTRSEAFARLAGAVMPDGFLMLGAGETVVGQTERFVPASRRASFFEPVTRPVAATLQKIA
- a CDS encoding response regulator produces the protein MKTCLIVDDSRVIRKVSRHILETLGFAVEEAENGKLALDACDAAMPDVVLLDWNMPVMTGIEFLVHLRQRPGGDKPKVVFCTTENDVAHIRQAIQAGADEYVMKPFDHETLQIKLQLVGFA